From the Osmerus eperlanus chromosome 19, fOsmEpe2.1, whole genome shotgun sequence genome, one window contains:
- the si:ch1073-15f19.2 gene encoding T-cell surface protein tactile — protein sequence MSATVTVTAVSLFLFASIQGFATDPVVLTTALVGENVTLHCILDNHRLNISQIEWTKTEEFTEQKIIIYNPNYGAHSFWDNVTVEAVVDQGQRLRGAHLHLSGVQIENSGLYNCDLSTYPSGSMRMSNKLEIRGPTLETPLSNSTTDELWSRNGSLTESSHTTSLPSHTKTRSYTDTNTNVSWTSGLHTNLTNPTTELSDVTTAAMNHSLSLDDITSSSEEPDMPTTTLPVTQTVLDQSVNSSDDLSIKTGEATQGSTFSYPTHGPTTAPPPVQSESTYPSTNQSDTSLWNMSLWSTVGYTGHGSTPQTSSQADEERPLSPSVFPEENTQTAASTQSSDPNTIGVIKDDASDGPQRYAALVILPIIALVILLGILYRRYQVQKMMDLPPPFKPPPPPLKYSSVRSEIPMTDILT from the exons ATGTCTGCCACTGTGACTGTGACCGccgtctctctgttcctcttcgcCTCCATCCAAG GGTTCGCAACTGATCCAGTTGTGCTGACAACAGCACTGGTGGGTGAGAATGTCACTCTGCACTGCATCCTAGACAACCATAGACTTAACATCTCCCAGATTGAGTGGACTAAAACAGAAGAATTTACAGAGCAAAAGATAATCATTTACAACCCCAATTACGGAGCCCATTCGTTTTGGGACAACGTGACGGTGGAGGCAGTAGTGGATCAGGGTCAGAGGCTGAGGGGAGCACATCTGCACCTCTCAGGAGTCCAGATAGAGAACAGTGGGCTTTACAACTGTGACCTCAGCACATACCCAAGCGGCTCCATGAGGATGTCTAACAAGCTGGAGATCAGAG GACCAACCCTTGAGACCCCTCTCTCAAACAGTACAACAGACGAACTCTGGAGCCGAAATGGGAGCCTGACAGAATCAAGCCACACCACCAGCCTTCCCAGTCACACAAAGACCAGAAGTTACACTGACACCAATACCAATGTGAGCTGGACCTCTGGTCTCCACACCAACCTCACAAATCCCACAACCGAACTGTCTGACGTCACCACTGCAGCAATgaaccacagcctctctctggatgacatcacttcctcttctgAAGAACCAGACATGCCCACCACCACGCTCCCGGTCACCCAAACAGTCCTGGACCAGTCAGTCAACTCCTCTgatgacctgtcaatcaagactGGCGAGGCAACGCAGGGGTCAACGTTCAGTTACCCCACCCACGGTCCAACCACAGCGCCGCCTCCGGTCCAATCAGAGTCCACCTATCCATCCACAAACCAATCAGACACCTCTCTGTGGAATATGAGTCTGTGGAGCACAGTAGGTTATACAGGGCATGGATCCACCCCACAGACCTCCAGCCAGGCTGACGAGGAAAGGCCTCTATCACCCTCTGTCTTCCCAGAGGAAAACACCCAAACAGCAGCTTCCACTCAGAGCAGTGACCCTAACACCATAGGTGTCATCAAAGACGATG cgTCTGATGGTCCTCAAAGGTATGCAGCGTTGGTCATCCTGCCTATCATCGCCCTCGTCATCCTGCTTGGAATTCTCTACAGAAGATACCAAGTCCAGAAAAT gaTGGACCTACCTCCTCCTTtcaagccccctcccccccccctgaagTATTCATCTGTGAGGAGTGAGATCCCAATGACTGACATCCTCACCTGA